One part of the Brevundimonas sp. NIBR11 genome encodes these proteins:
- a CDS encoding nitroreductase encodes MTLPPPVDLGAPLPSPVPSAELVNRLAVRRSAPAQGLTAPGPDAAQMAEILTLAARSPDHGKMTPWRFVVMGPQSRAEIADRLRTMAVQKGLPSKAQAVLAKLVASPVCVLVVSTAAPGAKPVWEQELSAGAVCMNLEHAASAFGFASSWITDWYSYDVDALPLFGVTEGEKVAGFIHLGTPAEPLLERDRPDVAALTSTLP; translated from the coding sequence ATGACCCTGCCCCCGCCCGTCGACCTCGGCGCCCCTCTGCCCTCGCCCGTTCCGTCCGCCGAACTTGTGAACCGGCTGGCTGTGCGCCGTTCCGCTCCGGCCCAGGGCCTGACGGCGCCCGGGCCCGACGCGGCCCAGATGGCCGAAATTCTCACGCTCGCCGCCCGCTCGCCGGATCACGGCAAGATGACCCCCTGGCGGTTCGTCGTCATGGGTCCGCAGAGCCGTGCAGAGATCGCCGACCGTCTGCGGACCATGGCCGTACAAAAGGGCCTGCCCAGCAAGGCCCAGGCCGTGCTGGCCAAGCTCGTCGCCTCGCCCGTCTGCGTCCTCGTCGTCTCGACCGCCGCCCCGGGCGCCAAGCCTGTGTGGGAACAGGAGCTGTCGGCCGGCGCCGTCTGCATGAACCTGGAGCACGCGGCCTCGGCCTTCGGTTTCGCCTCCAGCTGGATCACCGACTGGTACAGCTACGACGTCGACGCCCTGCCCCTGTTCGGCGTGACGGAGGGCGAGAAGGTCGCCGGCTTCATCCACCTGGGCACGCCGGCCGAGCCGCTGCTGGAGCGCGACCGGCCGGATGTCGCCGCCTTGACCAGCACCCTTCCCTAG
- a CDS encoding class I SAM-dependent methyltransferase has product MSDGWTESADAWVASQGEEGDFGRRWVMDAPMLQRVRLRPYRRALDVGCGEGRFCRMLRAEGIEAVGIDSTEALVDHARRLDPSGDYRPEAAEALGFEDGSFDLVVSYLSLIDIPDVRSAIAEMARVLAPGGRLLIANLASYNSAGDANDLGWTTLPDGRRAHAMDHYLEEKANWIAWKGIRIRNWHRPLSTYMTLLLDQGLMLTHFDEPRAHGGDPARQAHYDRAPWFMLMEWAKP; this is encoded by the coding sequence ATGAGCGACGGATGGACGGAATCGGCAGACGCCTGGGTCGCATCGCAGGGCGAGGAGGGCGACTTCGGTCGGCGCTGGGTGATGGATGCGCCGATGCTGCAGCGGGTGCGGCTGAGACCCTACAGGCGCGCTCTCGACGTCGGATGTGGCGAAGGACGGTTCTGTCGCATGCTGAGGGCCGAGGGGATCGAGGCGGTCGGGATCGACTCGACCGAGGCCCTGGTCGACCACGCGCGACGGCTCGATCCCAGCGGCGATTATCGCCCCGAGGCGGCTGAGGCGCTGGGGTTCGAGGATGGTTCGTTCGATCTGGTGGTCAGCTATCTGTCGCTGATCGACATTCCCGACGTCAGGTCCGCGATCGCCGAGATGGCGCGGGTGCTGGCTCCGGGCGGGCGGCTGCTGATCGCCAATCTCGCGAGCTACAACTCCGCCGGCGACGCCAACGACCTGGGCTGGACGACCCTTCCGGACGGACGGCGGGCGCATGCGATGGACCACTATCTGGAGGAGAAGGCCAACTGGATCGCGTGGAAGGGCATCCGCATCCGGAACTGGCACAGGCCGCTGTCGACCTACATGACCCTGCTGCTGGATCAGGGGCTCATGCTGACGCATTTCGACGAGCCGCGCGCCCATGGCGGCGACCCGGCGCGTCAGGCCCACTACGACCGCGCGCCATGGTTCATGCTTATGGAGTGGGCGAAGCCCTAG